Proteins found in one Massilia sp. H6 genomic segment:
- a CDS encoding DUF86 domain-containing protein: MDDDILLAKAGIIERCCRRARDEYDKDPATFADDPTRQDAATLNVIRAWEAAIEMGDYVIGNAGLGQPRDERDVITLLAEHGWIEAALAENLKRSGEFCRAEWDYQAAPLPALVTIIKRGLDDFTGYAQALVAGAATV; the protein is encoded by the coding sequence ATGGACGACGACATCCTGCTCGCCAAGGCCGGCATCATCGAACGCTGCTGCCGGCGCGCGCGCGACGAATACGACAAGGACCCAGCCACCTTCGCCGACGACCCGACGCGCCAGGATGCCGCCACGCTCAACGTGATCCGCGCCTGGGAAGCCGCCATTGAGATGGGCGACTACGTGATCGGCAACGCCGGTCTCGGCCAGCCGCGCGACGAGCGCGACGTCATTACCCTATTGGCCGAACACGGCTGGATCGAGGCCGCGCTGGCCGAAAACCTCAAGCGCAGCGGCGAATTCTGCCGCGCCGAATGGGATTACCAGGCCGCGCCACTACCGGCGCTGGTCACCATCATCAAGCGCGGGCTGGACGATTTCACCGGCTATGCGCAGGCATTGGTAGCGGGCGCCGCCACGGTGTAG
- a CDS encoding endonuclease/exonuclease/phosphatase family protein, which produces MLLPIFATLVAVIVLATLLPLLRSPVWWVRDWDFPRLQLAILSFALLVGQLVFFGWKDPMHHLMLVANLACLVYQAWWIIPYTKAFPREVKAAVRAETQRQFRILTSNVLMPNRNADGLIAMIREHQPDIFVTLETNTWWQEKLDVLEKDYPHTIKCPLENLYGMHVYSRLPLEDSALQFLVEDDIPSIHTLVILPTGKKVRMHFLHPTPPSPTEHEESTQRDAELLVVAKSVGEAGLDTPVIVAGDLNDVAWSTTTRLFRKISGLLDPRIGRGMFNTFHAEYWFARWPLDHLFHSEHFTLSFIKRLPAFGSDHFPMLVELTYDAARGAEQEGLAADAQDHALAEEKIAAEDAEVDDVHEPQS; this is translated from the coding sequence ATGCTGCTACCTATTTTCGCGACCCTGGTTGCCGTGATCGTCCTGGCAACGCTGCTGCCGTTGCTACGCAGTCCGGTGTGGTGGGTGCGCGACTGGGATTTTCCGCGCCTGCAGCTGGCGATCCTGTCGTTTGCCTTACTGGTGGGGCAGCTCGTCTTTTTCGGCTGGAAAGATCCGATGCACCACCTGATGCTGGTGGCCAACCTGGCCTGCCTGGTCTACCAGGCCTGGTGGATCATTCCCTACACCAAAGCCTTCCCGCGTGAGGTCAAGGCGGCAGTCAGGGCCGAGACGCAGCGCCAGTTCCGGATCCTGACCTCGAATGTCCTGATGCCGAACCGCAACGCCGATGGCTTGATTGCGATGATTCGCGAACACCAGCCCGATATCTTCGTGACTCTCGAAACCAACACATGGTGGCAGGAAAAGCTGGATGTGCTGGAAAAAGACTATCCGCATACCATTAAATGCCCGCTCGAGAATTTATACGGGATGCACGTGTATTCGCGCCTGCCGCTGGAAGACAGCGCCCTGCAATTCCTGGTCGAGGACGACATTCCGTCGATCCACACGCTGGTAATTTTGCCAACTGGAAAAAAAGTGCGGATGCACTTCTTGCATCCGACGCCGCCCAGCCCGACCGAGCACGAGGAATCCACCCAGCGCGACGCCGAACTGCTGGTGGTGGCCAAGAGCGTGGGCGAAGCCGGGCTCGACACCCCGGTGATTGTCGCGGGCGACCTCAACGACGTGGCGTGGTCGACCACCACGCGGCTGTTCCGCAAGATCAGCGGCCTGCTCGACCCGCGCATCGGGCGCGGCATGTTCAATACCTTCCATGCCGAATACTGGTTTGCGCGCTGGCCGCTCGACCACCTGTTCCACAGCGAGCACTTCACGCTGTCCTTCATCAAGCGGCTGCCGGCTTTCGGTTCTGATCATTTTCCGATGCTGGTCGAACTGACCTACGACGCGGCGCGTGGCGCCGAACAGGAAGGCTTGGCGGCGGACGCGCAAGACCACGCCCTGGCCGAGGAAAAGATCGCGGCCGAAGATGCCGAGGTGGATGATGTGCACGAGCCCCAGTCCTGA
- a CDS encoding IS1595 family transposase — translation MLNQAQRLQMLDALHPAAGLDRVIALIGQIRSTGRRCPQCSCQRYHRHGQANDLQRFRCCRCRRTFNDLSGTPLARLRLRGKWLDYLGALLDSRPVRDAAKRVGVHRNTAFRWRHRFLDRVKHDRPAQLGGIVEADEMFLLESQKGSRTLERPPRKRGGRASLPGISRHLDCILIARDRSGQTIDAVTGRGALKVAQLVRHLLPKLAPQALLVTDSHAAYRAFARQQGIAHQAVNLRSGERVRFSEWGAIHVQNVNAYHRRLRQWLARFHGVASRWLPNYLGWHWALDGGRVTSVEHLLRIAFGVIHSQR, via the coding sequence ATGCTTAACCAGGCCCAGCGGCTGCAGATGCTCGATGCCCTGCACCCAGCAGCCGGCCTCGACCGGGTGATCGCCCTGATTGGGCAGATACGCTCGACAGGGCGGCGCTGTCCGCAGTGCAGCTGTCAGCGCTACCACCGGCACGGGCAGGCCAACGACCTGCAACGTTTTCGCTGCTGCCGGTGCCGGCGCACATTTAACGACCTGTCCGGCACGCCGCTGGCGCGGCTCAGACTGCGCGGCAAGTGGCTCGACTACCTCGGCGCCCTGCTCGATTCTCGCCCGGTGCGCGACGCCGCCAAGCGCGTCGGCGTCCATCGCAATACGGCATTTCGCTGGCGCCATCGCTTCCTGGACCGGGTCAAGCATGACCGTCCAGCGCAGCTCGGCGGCATCGTCGAGGCCGACGAAATGTTTTTGCTGGAATCGCAAAAAGGATCGCGCACACTCGAGCGTCCGCCGCGCAAGCGAGGCGGCCGGGCCAGTCTGCCTGGCATTTCGCGTCACCTCGACTGCATCCTGATCGCGCGCGACCGCAGTGGACAGACCATCGACGCCGTTACCGGACGCGGAGCGCTGAAGGTAGCCCAACTGGTGCGGCACCTGTTGCCGAAACTGGCCCCACAAGCGCTCCTGGTCACCGATTCGCATGCCGCCTACCGTGCGTTTGCCCGCCAGCAGGGCATCGCCCACCAGGCGGTCAACCTGCGCTCCGGCGAGCGGGTTCGGTTCAGTGAGTGGGGTGCGATCCATGTCCAAAACGTGAACGCCTACCACCGGCGCTTGCGCCAATGGCTGGCGCGGTTCCACGGGGTTGCCTCGCGTTGGCTGCCCAACTACCTGGGCTGGCATTGGGCACTCGATGGCGGGCGGGTCACTTCCGTCGAGCACTTGCTGCGCATCGCATTCGGAGTCATCCATAGCCAACGGTGA